One genomic segment of Streptomyces sp. RKND-216 includes these proteins:
- a CDS encoding DNA-directed RNA polymerase subunit beta', whose product MLDVNFFDELRIGLATADDIRQWSHGEVKKPETINYRTLKPEKDGLFCEKIFGPTRDWECYCGKYKRVRFKGIICERCGVEVTRAKVRRERMGHIELAAPVTHIWYFKGVPSRLGYLLDLAPKDLEKVIYFAAYMITYVDEERRTRDLPSLEAHVGVERQQIEQRRDADLEARAKKQEADLAELEAEGAKADVRRKVREGAEREMKQLRDRAQREIDRLDEVWNRFKNLKVQDLEGDELLYRELRDRFGTYFDGSMGAAALQKRLETFDLEEEAERLREIIRTGKGQKKTRALKRLKVVSAFLQTSNSPKGMVLDCVPVIPPDLRPMVQLDGGRFATSDLNDLYRRVINRNNRLKRLLDLGAPEIIVNNEKRMLQEAVDALFDNGRRGRPVTGPGNRPLKSLSDMLKGKQGRFRQNLLGKRVDYSARSVIVVGPQLKLHQCGLPKAMALELFKPFVMKRLVDLNHAQNIKSAKRMVERGRTVVYDVLEEVIAEHPVLLNRAPTLHRLGIQAFEPQLVEGKAIQIHPLVCTAFNADFDGDQMAVHLPLSAEAQAEARILMLSSNNILKPADGRPVTMPTQDMVLGLFFLTTDEEQRKTIGDDRSFNSVAEAIMAFDARELSLQAKVDIRFPVGTLPPRGWTPPTPEEGEPEYQPGDSFRLRTTLGRALFNELLPEDYPFVDYTVGKKQLSGIVNDLAERYPKVIVAAALDNLKSAGFHWATRSGVTVAISDVVVPAAKKEIIASYEAQDEKVQKQYERGLITKDERSNELVSIWTRATNEVAEAMNENFPKTNPIFMMVDSGARGNMMQMRQIAGMRGLVSNAKNETIPRPIKASFREGLSVLEYFISTHGARKGLADTALRTADSGYLTRRLVDVSQDVIIREEDCGTDRGLKLEIAAQGEDGVLRKAEDVETSVYARALAEDVAVDGKVLAPANTDLGDVLIDELVRHGVSTVKTRSVLTCESQVGTCAMCYGRSLATGKLVDIGEAVGIIAAQSIGEPGTQLTMRTFHTGGVAGDDITQGLPRVVELFEARTPKGVAPISESAGRVRIEETEKTKKVVVTPDDGSDETSYPVSKRARMKVSEGDHVAVGQPLTVGATNPHDVLRILGQRAVQVHLVNEVQKVYNSQGVSIHDKHIEIIIRQMLRRVTIIESGDAELLPGELVERTKFEGENRRVVTEGGHPASGRPQLMGITKASLATESWLSAASFQETTRVLTDAAINAKSDSLIGLKENVIIGKLIPAGTGLSRYRNIRVEPTEEAKAAMYSAVGYDDIDYSPFGTGSGQAVPLEDYDYGPYTG is encoded by the coding sequence GTGCTCGACGTCAACTTCTTCGACGAACTGCGAATTGGCCTGGCCACCGCTGACGACATCCGTCAGTGGTCGCATGGCGAGGTCAAGAAGCCGGAGACCATCAACTACCGCACCCTCAAGCCGGAAAAGGACGGGCTCTTCTGCGAGAAGATCTTCGGCCCCACCCGGGACTGGGAGTGCTACTGCGGCAAGTACAAGCGCGTCCGCTTCAAGGGCATCATCTGTGAGCGCTGCGGTGTCGAGGTCACCCGCGCCAAGGTGCGCCGCGAGCGGATGGGCCACATCGAACTGGCCGCCCCCGTCACGCACATCTGGTACTTCAAGGGCGTGCCGTCCCGGCTGGGCTACCTGCTGGACCTCGCTCCGAAGGACCTGGAGAAGGTCATCTACTTCGCCGCGTACATGATCACGTACGTGGACGAGGAGCGCCGTACGCGCGACCTGCCCTCGCTGGAGGCGCACGTGGGCGTGGAGCGCCAGCAGATCGAGCAGCGCCGTGACGCCGACCTGGAGGCCCGGGCCAAGAAGCAGGAGGCCGACCTGGCCGAGCTCGAGGCCGAGGGTGCCAAGGCGGACGTGCGCCGCAAGGTGCGCGAGGGCGCCGAGCGCGAGATGAAGCAGCTCCGCGACCGCGCGCAGCGCGAGATCGACCGCCTCGACGAGGTGTGGAACCGCTTCAAGAACCTCAAGGTGCAGGACCTTGAGGGCGACGAACTGCTCTACCGCGAGCTGCGCGACCGCTTCGGTACCTACTTCGACGGCTCGATGGGCGCCGCCGCGCTGCAGAAGCGGCTGGAGACCTTCGATCTGGAGGAGGAGGCCGAGCGCCTCCGCGAGATCATCCGTACCGGCAAGGGCCAGAAGAAGACCCGTGCGCTGAAGCGCCTCAAGGTCGTCTCCGCCTTCCTCCAGACCAGCAACAGCCCCAAGGGCATGGTGCTGGACTGCGTCCCGGTGATCCCGCCGGACCTGCGTCCGATGGTGCAGCTGGACGGTGGCCGCTTCGCGACCTCCGACCTGAACGACCTGTACCGCCGCGTCATCAACCGCAACAACCGCCTCAAGCGGCTCCTGGACCTCGGCGCGCCCGAGATCATCGTGAACAACGAGAAGCGGATGCTGCAGGAGGCCGTCGACGCGCTGTTCGACAACGGCCGCCGCGGCCGGCCGGTCACCGGCCCGGGCAACCGTCCGCTGAAGTCGCTGTCCGACATGCTCAAGGGCAAGCAGGGCCGCTTCCGGCAGAACCTGCTCGGCAAGCGCGTCGACTACTCGGCCCGTTCCGTGATCGTCGTCGGCCCGCAGCTCAAGCTGCACCAGTGCGGTCTGCCGAAGGCCATGGCGCTGGAGCTCTTCAAGCCGTTCGTGATGAAGCGCCTGGTCGACCTGAACCACGCGCAGAACATCAAGTCGGCGAAGCGCATGGTCGAGCGCGGCCGCACGGTCGTGTACGACGTGCTGGAAGAGGTCATCGCCGAGCACCCGGTGCTGCTCAACCGTGCACCGACCCTGCACCGCCTCGGCATCCAGGCCTTCGAGCCGCAGCTGGTCGAGGGCAAGGCCATCCAGATCCACCCGCTCGTGTGCACCGCGTTCAACGCGGACTTCGACGGCGACCAGATGGCCGTGCACCTGCCGCTGTCCGCGGAGGCGCAGGCCGAGGCCCGCATCCTGATGCTGTCCTCGAACAACATCCTCAAGCCGGCCGACGGCCGTCCGGTGACCATGCCCACCCAGGACATGGTGCTCGGGCTGTTCTTCCTCACGACCGACGAGGAACAGCGCAAGACCATCGGCGACGACCGGTCGTTCAACTCGGTCGCCGAGGCGATCATGGCGTTCGACGCCCGCGAGCTCTCGCTCCAGGCGAAGGTCGACATCCGCTTCCCGGTCGGGACCCTGCCGCCGCGCGGCTGGACTCCGCCGACGCCGGAGGAGGGCGAGCCCGAGTACCAGCCGGGTGACAGCTTCCGGCTGCGGACGACGCTGGGCCGCGCGCTCTTCAACGAGCTGCTGCCGGAGGACTACCCGTTCGTCGACTACACGGTGGGCAAGAAGCAGCTCTCCGGGATCGTCAACGACCTGGCCGAGCGCTACCCCAAGGTGATCGTCGCGGCAGCGCTGGACAACCTCAAGTCCGCCGGTTTCCACTGGGCGACCCGTTCCGGTGTGACGGTCGCGATCTCCGACGTCGTGGTCCCGGCCGCGAAGAAGGAGATCATCGCGTCGTACGAGGCTCAGGACGAGAAGGTCCAGAAGCAGTACGAGCGGGGTCTGATCACCAAGGACGAGCGTTCCAACGAGCTGGTCTCGATCTGGACCCGGGCGACCAACGAGGTCGCCGAGGCGATGAACGAGAACTTCCCGAAGACCAACCCGATCTTCATGATGGTCGACTCGGGCGCTCGAGGAAACATGATGCAGATGCGCCAGATCGCCGGTATGCGCGGTCTGGTGTCCAACGCCAAGAACGAGACCATCCCGCGTCCGATCAAGGCGTCCTTCCGCGAGGGCCTGTCCGTGCTGGAGTACTTCATCTCCACGCACGGTGCCCGTAAGGGTCTGGCCGACACCGCCCTGCGTACCGCCGACTCGGGTTACCTGACCCGTCGTCTGGTGGACGTCTCGCAGGACGTGATCATCCGCGAGGAGGACTGCGGCACCGACCGCGGCCTCAAGCTGGAGATCGCGGCCCAGGGCGAGGACGGGGTGCTGCGCAAGGCCGAGGACGTCGAGACCAGCGTGTACGCGCGTGCCCTGGCCGAGGACGTCGCGGTGGACGGCAAGGTGCTGGCCCCGGCCAACACCGACCTGGGCGACGTGCTCATCGACGAGCTCGTGCGGCACGGCGTCTCCACGGTCAAGACCCGCTCGGTCCTCACCTGCGAGTCCCAGGTCGGCACCTGCGCCATGTGCTACGGCCGCTCGCTGGCCACCGGCAAGCTGGTGGACATCGGCGAGGCCGTCGGCATCATCGCCGCCCAGTCCATCGGTGAGCCCGGCACCCAGCTCACGATGCGCACCTTCCACACCGGTGGTGTGGCCGGTGACGACATCACGCAGGGTCTGCCGCGTGTCGTCGAGCTCTTCGAGGCCCGTACGCCGAAGGGTGTCGCGCCGATCTCCGAGTCGGCCGGCCGGGTGCGGATCGAGGAGACCGAGAAGACCAAGAAGGTCGTGGTCACGCCGGACGACGGCTCCGACGAGACCTCCTACCCGGTCTCCAAGCGTGCGCGCATGAAGGTGTCCGAGGGCGACCACGTGGCCGTCGGCCAGCCGCTGACCGTCGGTGCGACCAACCCGCACGACGTGCTGCGCATCCTCGGGCAGCGCGCCGTCCAGGTCCACCTGGTCAACGAGGTGCAGAAGGTCTACAACTCGCAGGGCGTGTCGATCCACGACAAGCACATCGAGATCATCATCCGGCAGATGCTGCGCCGGGTGACGATCATCGAGTCCGGCGACGCGGAGCTGCTGCCGGGCGAGCTGGTCGAGCGGACGAAGTTCGAGGGCGAGAACCGCCGGGTCGTGACGGAAGGCGGCCACCCGGCCTCCGGCCGTCCGCAGCTGATGGGCATCACCAAGGCCTCGCTGGCCACCGAGTCGTGGCTGTCGGCGGCGTCCTTCCAGGAGACGACCAGGGTTCTGACCGACGCGGCGATCAACGCCAAGTCGGACTCCCTGATCGGCCTCAAGGAGAACGTCATCATCGGTAAGCTCATCCCGGCCGGTACGGGCCTGTCCCGCTACCGCAACATCCGGGTCGAGCCGACCGAGGAGGCCAAGGCCGCGATGTACTCGGCCGTCGGCTACGACGACATCGACTACTCGCCGTTCGGCACCGGCTCCGGCCAGGCCGTTCCGCTGGAGGACTACGACTACGGTCCGTACACCGGCTGA
- the rpoB gene encoding DNA-directed RNA polymerase subunit beta — translation MAASRNASTANSNTAVGTAPLRISFAKIKEPLGVPNLLALQTESFDWLLGNDAWKGRVEAALDSGQDVPTKSGLEEIFEEISPIEDFSGSMSLTFRDHRFEPPKNSIDECKERDFTYAAPLFVTAEFTNNETGEIKSQTVFMGDFPLMTNKGTFVINGTERVVVSQLVRSPGVYFDSSIDKTSDKDIFSAKIIPSRGAWLEMEIDKRDMVGVRIDRKRKQSVTVLLKALGWTNEQILEEFGQYESMRATLEKDHTQGQDDALLDIYRKLRPGEPPTREAAQTLLENLYFNPKRYDLAKVGRYKINKKLGGDEPLDSGVLTTADVIATIKYLVKLHAGEEETVSAEGDQIVVETDDIDHFGNRRLRNVGELIQNQVRTGLARMERVVRERMTTQDVEAITPQTLINIRPVVASIKEFFGTSQLSQFMDQTNPLSGLTHKRRLSALGPGGLSRERAGFEVRDVHPSHYGRMCPIETPEGPNIGLIGSLASYGRVNAFGFVETPYRVVENGVVSDEVHYLTADEEDRFVIAQANAPLNEEMRFAEDRVLIRRRGGEVDLIPGDDVDYMDVSPRQMVSVATAMIPFLEHDDANRALMGSNMMRQAVPLIKAESPLVGTGMEYRCAVDAGDVIKAEKEGVVQEVSADYVTVANDDGTYTTYRIAKFSRSNQGTSFNQKVLVDEGERVVVDQVLADGPSTEAGEMALGKNLLVAFMPWEGHNYEDAIILSQRLVQDDVLSSIHIEEHEVDARDTKLGPEEITRDIPNVSEEVLADLDERGIIRIGAEVEAGDILVGKVTPKGETELTPEERLLRAIFGEKAREVRDTSLKVPHGETGKVIGVRVFDREEGDELPPGVNQLVRVYVAQKRKITDGDKLAGRHGNKGVISKILPVEDMPFLEDGTPVDIILNPLGVPSRMNPGQVLEIHLGWLASQGWKVEGSEEWMERLKSIGADEVAAGTNVATPVFDGAREDEIAGLFESTIPNRDGERMVQPSGKANLFDGRSGEPFPDPISVGYMYILKLHHLVDDKLHARSTGPYSMITQQPLGGKAQFGGQRFGEMEVWALEAYGAAYALQELLTIKSDDVTGRVKVYEAIVKGENIPEPGIPESFKVLIKEMQSLCLNVEVLSSDGMSIEMRDTDEDVFRAAEELGIDLSRREPSSVEEV, via the coding sequence TTGGCCGCCTCGCGCAACGCCTCGACCGCCAATTCGAACACCGCCGTCGGCACCGCCCCGCTGCGAATCTCCTTTGCGAAGATCAAGGAGCCCCTCGGGGTTCCGAACCTTCTTGCGCTGCAGACCGAGAGCTTTGACTGGCTCCTCGGCAACGACGCCTGGAAGGGTCGCGTCGAGGCCGCGCTGGACAGTGGTCAGGACGTCCCCACCAAGTCCGGTCTGGAGGAGATCTTCGAGGAGATCTCCCCGATCGAGGACTTCTCCGGGTCGATGTCGCTGACCTTCCGCGATCACCGCTTCGAGCCTCCGAAGAACTCGATCGACGAGTGCAAGGAGCGCGACTTCACCTACGCCGCGCCGCTCTTCGTCACCGCCGAGTTCACCAACAACGAGACCGGCGAGATCAAGTCCCAGACGGTCTTCATGGGCGACTTCCCGCTCATGACCAACAAGGGCACCTTCGTGATCAACGGCACCGAGCGTGTCGTGGTCTCGCAGCTGGTGCGCTCGCCGGGCGTCTACTTCGACAGCTCGATCGACAAGACCTCCGACAAGGACATCTTCTCCGCCAAGATCATCCCGTCCCGGGGTGCCTGGCTGGAGATGGAGATCGACAAGCGCGACATGGTCGGCGTCCGCATCGACCGCAAGCGCAAGCAGTCGGTCACCGTGCTGCTCAAGGCGCTCGGCTGGACGAACGAGCAGATCCTCGAAGAGTTCGGCCAGTACGAGTCGATGCGCGCCACCCTGGAGAAGGACCACACCCAGGGCCAGGACGACGCACTGCTCGACATCTACCGCAAGCTGCGTCCGGGTGAGCCCCCGACTCGCGAGGCCGCGCAGACGCTGCTGGAGAACCTCTACTTCAACCCGAAGCGCTACGACCTGGCCAAGGTCGGCCGGTACAAGATCAACAAGAAGCTGGGCGGCGACGAGCCGCTCGACTCCGGCGTGCTCACCACCGCCGACGTGATCGCCACCATCAAGTACCTGGTCAAGCTGCACGCCGGCGAGGAGGAGACGGTCTCCGCCGAGGGCGACCAGATCGTCGTCGAGACCGACGACATCGACCACTTCGGCAACCGCCGCCTGCGCAACGTCGGCGAGCTCATCCAGAACCAGGTCCGCACCGGCCTGGCCCGCATGGAGCGCGTCGTCCGCGAGCGGATGACCACCCAGGACGTCGAGGCGATCACGCCGCAGACCCTGATCAACATCCGGCCGGTCGTCGCCTCCATCAAGGAGTTCTTCGGCACCAGCCAGCTGTCCCAGTTCATGGACCAGACCAACCCGCTCTCGGGTCTGACGCACAAGCGCCGCCTGTCGGCGCTGGGCCCGGGTGGTCTGTCCCGTGAGCGGGCCGGCTTCGAGGTCCGCGATGTGCACCCGTCGCACTACGGCCGCATGTGCCCGATCGAGACTCCCGAGGGTCCGAACATCGGCCTGATCGGTTCGCTGGCCTCCTACGGCCGGGTCAACGCGTTCGGCTTCGTCGAGACCCCGTACCGCGTGGTGGAGAACGGCGTCGTCAGCGACGAGGTGCACTACCTCACCGCCGACGAGGAGGACCGCTTCGTCATCGCGCAGGCGAACGCGCCGCTGAACGAGGAGATGCGGTTCGCCGAGGACCGCGTACTGATCCGCCGCCGCGGCGGCGAGGTCGACCTCATCCCCGGCGACGACGTGGACTACATGGACGTCTCGCCGCGCCAGATGGTGTCGGTCGCGACCGCTATGATCCCCTTCCTCGAGCACGACGACGCCAACCGCGCGCTCATGGGGTCGAACATGATGCGCCAGGCCGTGCCGCTGATCAAGGCGGAGTCGCCGCTGGTCGGCACCGGCATGGAGTACCGCTGCGCGGTCGACGCCGGCGACGTCATCAAGGCCGAGAAGGAGGGTGTCGTCCAGGAGGTCTCCGCCGACTACGTCACGGTGGCCAACGACGACGGCACGTACACCACGTACCGCATCGCCAAGTTCTCCCGCTCCAACCAGGGCACCTCCTTCAACCAGAAGGTGCTCGTCGACGAGGGCGAACGCGTCGTCGTCGACCAGGTGCTGGCCGACGGCCCGTCCACCGAGGCCGGTGAGATGGCGCTCGGCAAGAACCTGCTGGTCGCGTTCATGCCGTGGGAGGGCCACAACTACGAGGACGCGATCATCCTCTCCCAGCGTCTGGTGCAGGACGACGTCCTCTCCTCGATCCACATCGAGGAGCACGAGGTCGACGCCCGCGACACCAAGCTGGGCCCGGAGGAGATCACCCGGGACATCCCGAACGTCTCCGAGGAGGTCCTGGCCGACCTCGACGAGCGCGGCATCATCCGCATCGGCGCCGAGGTCGAGGCGGGCGACATCCTCGTCGGCAAGGTCACCCCCAAGGGTGAGACCGAGCTGACCCCGGAGGAGCGCCTGCTGCGCGCGATCTTCGGCGAGAAGGCCCGCGAGGTCCGCGACACCTCGCTGAAGGTGCCGCACGGCGAGACCGGCAAGGTCATCGGCGTCCGCGTCTTCGACCGGGAGGAGGGCGACGAGCTGCCCCCGGGCGTGAACCAGCTGGTCCGCGTCTACGTCGCGCAGAAGCGCAAGATCACCGATGGTGACAAGCTCGCCGGCCGCCACGGCAACAAGGGCGTCATCTCCAAGATCCTGCCCGTCGAGGACATGCCGTTCCTGGAGGACGGCACGCCCGTCGACATCATCCTCAACCCGCTCGGCGTCCCGTCCCGGATGAACCCGGGCCAGGTCCTGGAGATCCACCTGGGCTGGCTCGCGTCGCAGGGCTGGAAGGTCGAGGGCAGCGAGGAGTGGATGGAGCGTCTGAAGTCCATCGGGGCGGACGAGGTCGCCGCGGGCACCAACGTCGCGACCCCGGTCTTCGACGGCGCCCGCGAGGACGAGATCGCCGGTCTCTTCGAGTCCACGATCCCGAACCGCGACGGCGAGCGCATGGTCCAGCCCTCCGGCAAGGCCAACCTGTTCGACGGCCGCTCCGGCGAGCCGTTCCCGGACCCGATCTCGGTCGGGTACATGTACATCCTCAAGCTGCACCACCTGGTCGACGACAAGCTGCACGCCCGGTCCACCGGTCCGTACAGCATGATCACCCAGCAGCCGCTGGGTGGTAAGGCCCAGTTCGGCGGTCAGCGCTTCGGTGAGATGGAGGTGTGGGCGCTCGAGGCGTACGGCGCCGCGTACGCCCTCCAGGAGCTCCTGACCATCAAGTCCGACGACGTCACCGGCCGCGTGAAGGTCTACGAGGCCATCGTCAAGGGCGAGAACATCCCGGAGCCGGGCATCCCCGAGTCCTTCAAGGTGCTCATCAAGGAGATGCAGTCGCTCTGCCTCAACGTGGAGGTGCTGTCCTCGGACGGCATGTCCATCGAGATGCGCGACACCGACGAGGACGTCTTCCGCGCCGCGGAAGAGCTCGGTATCGACCTGTCCCGGCGCGAGCCGAGCAGCGTCGAAGAGGTCTGA
- the rplL gene encoding 50S ribosomal protein L7/L12, producing the protein MAKLSQEDLLAQFEEMTLIELSDFVKKFEEKFDVEAAAPAAVAVAAPGQGGGAAEAAEEQDEFDVILTGAGDKKIQVIKVVRELTSLGLKEAKELVDGTPKPVLEKVAKDAAEKAKESLEGAGASVEVK; encoded by the coding sequence ATGGCGAAGCTCAGCCAGGAAGACCTGCTCGCGCAGTTCGAGGAGATGACCCTCATCGAGCTCTCCGACTTCGTGAAGAAGTTCGAGGAGAAGTTCGACGTCGAGGCCGCCGCCCCGGCCGCCGTCGCCGTCGCCGCCCCCGGCCAGGGTGGCGGCGCCGCCGAGGCTGCCGAGGAGCAGGACGAGTTCGACGTCATCCTCACCGGCGCCGGCGACAAGAAGATCCAGGTCATCAAGGTCGTGCGCGAGCTCACCTCGCTCGGCCTGAAGGAGGCCAAGGAGCTCGTGGACGGCACCCCGAAGCCGGTCCTCGAGAAGGTCGCCAAGGACGCCGCGGAGAAGGCCAAGGAGTCCCTCGAGGGCGCCGGCGCCTCCGTCGAGGTCAAGTGA
- the rplJ gene encoding 50S ribosomal protein L10 → MARDQVAPDKVAAVEEITNRFRDSNAAVVTAYTGLTVAQLKDLRRSLGENAQYRVVKNTLTKIAANEAGINELDEYFTGSSAVAFVTGDPVEAAKGLRDFAKDHPALVIKGGIVDGGAMTAAELNKLADVEPREVLLAKLAGGMKASMAKAAATFQAPLTKMVRTADALRSKVEQGGAGTPAPAEADAE, encoded by the coding sequence ATGGCGAGGGACCAGGTCGCACCCGACAAGGTCGCAGCCGTCGAGGAGATCACGAACCGTTTTCGCGACTCCAACGCGGCGGTCGTGACCGCGTACACCGGTCTCACCGTGGCGCAGCTCAAGGACCTGCGCCGTTCTCTCGGTGAGAACGCTCAGTACCGTGTGGTGAAGAACACGCTGACCAAGATCGCGGCCAACGAGGCCGGGATCAACGAGCTCGACGAGTACTTCACGGGCTCGTCGGCCGTCGCCTTCGTGACCGGTGACCCGGTCGAGGCGGCGAAGGGTCTGCGCGACTTCGCCAAGGACCACCCCGCTCTCGTGATCAAGGGCGGCATCGTCGACGGCGGCGCGATGACCGCCGCCGAGCTCAACAAGCTCGCGGACGTCGAACCCCGCGAGGTGCTGCTCGCCAAGCTGGCCGGTGGCATGAAGGCGTCCATGGCCAAGGCCGCGGCGACCTTCCAGGCCCCGCTCACGAAGATGGTCCGCACCGCGGACGCCCTTCGCAGCAAGGTCGAGCAGGGCGGTGCCGGTACGCCGGCTCCCGCCGAGGCCGACGCGGAGTAA
- the rplA gene encoding 50S ribosomal protein L1: MKRSKTLRSADAKVDRAKFYAPLEAVRLAKETSSVKFDATVEVAMRLGVDPRKADQMVRGTVNLPHGTGKTARVLVFATGDRAAAAEAAGADIVGSDELIDEVSKGRLDFDAVVATPDLMGKVGRLGRVLGPRGLMPNPKTGTVTPDVAKAVTDIKGGKIEFRVDKHSNLHFIIGKTSFDEAKLVENYAAALDEIHRLKPSAAKGRYVKKTTISTTMGPGVPVDTNRTKNLLVEEDPAAV, from the coding sequence GTGAAGCGCAGCAAGACTCTCCGCAGCGCGGACGCCAAGGTCGACCGGGCGAAGTTCTACGCCCCGCTCGAGGCCGTCCGGCTCGCCAAGGAGACCTCCTCGGTGAAGTTCGACGCGACCGTCGAGGTCGCCATGCGTCTGGGCGTCGACCCGCGCAAGGCCGACCAGATGGTCCGCGGCACCGTGAACCTCCCGCACGGCACCGGTAAGACCGCCCGGGTCCTGGTCTTCGCGACCGGTGACCGTGCTGCGGCCGCGGAAGCCGCCGGCGCCGACATCGTCGGCTCCGACGAGCTGATCGACGAGGTCTCCAAGGGCCGTCTGGACTTCGACGCCGTCGTCGCCACCCCGGACCTGATGGGCAAGGTCGGCCGTCTCGGCCGTGTGCTCGGTCCGCGTGGCCTGATGCCGAACCCGAAGACCGGCACCGTCACCCCGGACGTCGCCAAGGCCGTCACCGACATCAAGGGCGGCAAGATCGAGTTCCGGGTGGACAAGCACTCCAACCTCCACTTCATCATCGGCAAGACGTCGTTCGACGAGGCCAAGCTCGTGGAGAACTACGCCGCGGCGCTGGACGAGATCCACCGCCTCAAGCCGTCGGCCGCCAAGGGCCGTTACGTGAAGAAGACCACCATCAGCACCACGATGGGCCCCGGTGTCCCGGTCGACACCAACCGCACGAAGAACCTCCTCGTCGAGGAGGACCCGGCGGCCGTCTGA
- the rplK gene encoding 50S ribosomal protein L11: protein MPPKKKKVAGLIKLQIQAGAANPAPPVGPALGQHGVNIMEFCKAYNAATESQRGWVIPVEITVYEDRSFTFITKTPPAAKMILKAAGIEKGSGEPHLNKVGKVTRDQVREIATTKMPDLNANDLDQAEKIIAGTARSMGVTVEG, encoded by the coding sequence ATGCCTCCCAAGAAGAAGAAGGTCGCGGGGCTGATCAAGCTCCAGATCCAGGCCGGTGCCGCCAACCCGGCTCCGCCGGTCGGCCCGGCGCTGGGTCAGCACGGCGTCAACATCATGGAGTTCTGCAAGGCCTACAACGCTGCGACCGAGTCGCAGCGCGGTTGGGTCATCCCGGTGGAGATCACGGTCTACGAGGACCGCTCCTTCACCTTCATCACCAAGACGCCGCCGGCCGCGAAGATGATCCTCAAGGCCGCCGGCATCGAGAAGGGCTCCGGCGAGCCGCACCTCAACAAGGTCGGCAAGGTCACCCGTGACCAGGTGCGCGAGATCGCCACGACCAAGATGCCGGACCTGAACGCGAACGACCTGGACCAGGCGGAGAAGATCATCGCCGGTACCGCTCGTTCCATGGGCGTCACCGTCGAGGGCTGA
- the nusG gene encoding transcription termination/antitermination protein NusG, whose translation MSDPNLNDAVEPATGDDSARDLVEATDATADGVDQAAVADAAEEATEAAEPAADVDADEPAEGEGDTDESAEDASAEAEEEPFDPVAALRDELRFLPGEWYVIHTYAGYENRVKTNLEQRAVSLNVEDFIFQAEVPQEEVVQIKNGDRRTVKQNKLPGYVLVRMDLTNESWGVVRNTPGVTGFVGNAYDPYPLTLDEIVKMLAPEAEEKAAKAAATDDEGKPVAGAGRRVEVQVLDFEVGDSVTVTDGPFATLQATINEINADSKKVKGLVEIFGRETPVELSFDQIQKN comes from the coding sequence GTGTCTGACCCGAACCTGAACGACGCCGTCGAGCCCGCCACGGGCGACGACTCCGCGCGCGACCTCGTCGAGGCGACGGACGCCACGGCGGACGGCGTCGACCAGGCGGCAGTTGCCGACGCCGCCGAGGAAGCGACCGAGGCTGCCGAGCCGGCTGCGGACGTGGACGCGGACGAGCCAGCCGAGGGCGAGGGCGACACCGACGAGTCCGCCGAGGACGCCTCCGCCGAGGCGGAGGAGGAGCCGTTCGACCCGGTCGCCGCCCTCCGCGACGAACTGCGCTTCCTGCCCGGCGAGTGGTACGTCATCCACACCTACGCCGGCTACGAGAACCGCGTGAAGACCAACCTCGAGCAGCGCGCCGTCTCGCTCAACGTCGAGGACTTCATCTTCCAGGCCGAAGTGCCGCAGGAGGAGGTCGTCCAGATCAAGAACGGCGACCGCCGCACGGTCAAGCAGAACAAGCTCCCCGGCTACGTGCTGGTCCGCATGGACCTGACGAACGAGTCGTGGGGCGTCGTCCGCAACACCCCGGGCGTCACCGGCTTCGTCGGCAACGCGTACGACCCGTACCCGCTGACGCTGGACGAGATCGTGAAGATGCTCGCCCCGGAGGCGGAGGAGAAGGCCGCGAAGGCCGCCGCCACCGACGACGAGGGCAAGCCGGTCGCGGGCGCCGGACGCCGCGTCGAGGTCCAGGTGCTCGACTTCGAAGTCGGCGACTCCGTCACCGTCACCGACGGCCCGTTCGCGACCCTTCAGGCCACGATCAACGAGATCAACGCCGACTCCAAGAAGGTCAAGGGCCTGGTCGAGATCTTCGGCCGCGAGACCCCGGTCGAGCTCAGCTTCGACCAGATCCAGAAGAACTGA
- the secE gene encoding preprotein translocase subunit SecE, which produces MTEITDTTEVPEPGRSSDDKPRRGGKRGKKGPLARLALFYRQIIAELRKVVWPTRNQLSTYASVVIVFVVIMIALVTVLDYGFTEAVKFVFG; this is translated from the coding sequence GTGACGGAGATCACGGACACCACCGAGGTCCCCGAGCCCGGACGGTCCTCGGACGACAAGCCCCGGCGCGGTGGCAAGCGTGGCAAGAAGGGCCCGCTGGCGCGTCTCGCTCTCTTCTACCGGCAGATCATCGCGGAGCTCCGCAAGGTCGTCTGGCCCACGCGGAACCAGCTCTCCACCTACGCCAGCGTGGTGATCGTCTTCGTGGTCATCATGATCGCTCTGGTGACCGTGCTTGACTATGGGTTCACCGAAGCCGTCAAGTTCGTCTTCGGCTGA